The following coding sequences lie in one Vibrio splendidus genomic window:
- a CDS encoding RHS repeat-associated core domain-containing protein yields MNNKDSVFITPLNRREFLIKIGQTAAVAGGISLLPTSVRLAMAQSMTISHSEIGFNGEWLDPVLQGYHLGQGYRVYQPKLMRFNAPDSLSPFNEGVHNAYVYCHNDPINFTDPSGHLNISKILFGAFGVIAGIVGIALAAPTGGSSLVLAAGIIGGIAGMTSGALQIASGVIDDGDISHKLDIATIPFDIIGVVSGGYSAYKSVQNLRWVRAGGALEDVTQPGLGSRLMNKIRPSGEYNLAWASKTNPAMRIGSSKGQVIATRMTQGGRTMTYMPPPIHGGFTKILLGQVKVGARGYTIYQGIMTARSIGGLGWSSVKTIPGRLDEEKSSADTMVTEGRSANPAAKKTQMYALEETRQRIKYGNEVQQMIRQLPLS; encoded by the coding sequence ATGAACAATAAAGACTCGGTATTTATTACCCCACTTAATCGACGTGAGTTCCTGATTAAAATTGGTCAAACCGCAGCGGTGGCTGGTGGTATCTCACTGCTTCCTACTTCGGTTCGTTTGGCGATGGCGCAGTCGATGACCATCTCTCATTCGGAAATTGGCTTTAATGGCGAGTGGTTGGATCCTGTCCTACAAGGTTATCATTTAGGTCAAGGCTATCGCGTTTACCAGCCGAAGTTGATGCGCTTCAATGCACCGGACAGTTTGTCCCCTTTCAATGAGGGGGTTCACAATGCTTATGTGTACTGCCATAACGATCCGATTAACTTCACCGACCCAAGCGGACACCTGAATATCAGTAAGATCTTATTTGGTGCTTTTGGTGTGATCGCGGGTATTGTGGGTATTGCATTGGCGGCACCAACCGGTGGTTCTAGCTTAGTATTGGCGGCGGGTATTATCGGTGGTATTGCAGGTATGACTAGTGGTGCGCTACAAATTGCTTCGGGGGTTATCGATGATGGTGACATCTCTCATAAGCTTGATATTGCGACGATTCCATTCGATATCATTGGTGTGGTGAGTGGCGGATATTCGGCCTACAAGTCGGTTCAGAACTTACGTTGGGTAAGGGCAGGTGGGGCATTGGAAGATGTCACTCAGCCCGGCCTTGGTTCTCGTTTGATGAACAAGATTAGGCCTTCTGGTGAATACAACCTTGCGTGGGCCTCTAAAACGAACCCAGCGATGCGAATCGGCAGCTCTAAGGGGCAGGTTATAGCGACCAGAATGACACAGGGTGGCAGAACGATGACCTATATGCCTCCTCCAATCCATGGTGGATTTACCAAGATTCTTCTCGGACAAGTCAAAGTGGGCGCCCGAGGCTATACCATCTACCAAGGCATAATGACGGCGCGCTCGATTGGTGGTTTAGGTTGGTCATCGGTTAAAACAATACCTGGGCGACTAGATGAAGAAAAGTCTTCAGCTGATACCATGGTTACGGAAGGTCGAAGTGCCAACCCAGCAGCCAAGAAGACGCAAATGTACGCATTAGAAGAGACACGACAACGAATAAAATATGGTAATGAGGTTCAGCAGATGATCCGTCAGTTGCCATTGTCGTAG
- a CDS encoding DMT family transporter, with protein MRIAANPLGPAVLIEARVLCAAVTLLLVSFYLKRKLSFNAHAKHFFILGLFNTALPFLFFAYAAQTLNASTLAILNSTAPIWAAIIGAIWTKTTLDARVLLGLGIGVTGVGVLVGWDAMNIGREAVLPIFAAVMAAFSYGIASNYTKQAPKVEAFNNAHGSMWAAVLIVLPFVFFMPMREAPDLTITTSVILLGAVCTGLAYLLYFNLVSELGAPSALSVTFLIPVFGILWGNLFLDEAIGLNTIFGSVLVITGTMLVTGMTPSKIIESVKQKRAARAAR; from the coding sequence ATGAGAATTGCCGCTAATCCGCTGGGCCCTGCGGTGCTGATTGAAGCGCGAGTTCTGTGCGCTGCCGTCACTCTACTCTTGGTTTCTTTTTATCTGAAAAGGAAGCTTTCTTTTAATGCCCATGCGAAACACTTTTTCATTCTTGGCTTGTTTAATACTGCACTTCCCTTTTTGTTTTTCGCTTATGCAGCGCAAACACTGAACGCCTCGACACTGGCTATCTTGAACTCTACCGCGCCAATATGGGCGGCGATCATTGGTGCGATATGGACAAAAACAACACTCGATGCAAGAGTTCTATTAGGGCTAGGGATTGGGGTAACGGGAGTTGGCGTGTTAGTTGGTTGGGATGCGATGAACATTGGCCGTGAGGCTGTGCTTCCTATCTTTGCGGCGGTGATGGCGGCCTTTAGTTACGGAATAGCGTCGAACTATACCAAACAAGCACCCAAAGTTGAGGCTTTCAACAATGCTCATGGCAGCATGTGGGCGGCGGTATTAATCGTGTTGCCGTTTGTCTTCTTTATGCCGATGAGAGAGGCTCCGGATCTAACCATCACCACATCGGTGATCTTATTAGGCGCCGTATGTACTGGGCTTGCTTACTTGCTTTACTTCAATCTCGTTTCTGAATTGGGTGCGCCTTCGGCTCTGTCTGTCACCTTTTTAATTCCAGTGTTTGGCATCTTGTGGGGCAACCTTTTCCTAGACGAAGCGATTGGCCTTAACACCATTTTCGGTTCGGTTCTTGTTATTACCGGCACCATGTTAGTGACCGGTATGACGCCTTCTAAGATAATAGAGAGCGTCAAACAAAAACGAGCAGCAAGAGCGGCTCGTTAG
- a CDS encoding RHS repeat domain-containing protein, with product MSNWTSNAFNFDSFCSGGVDQRTRSYSYQILLGSLIGNWLKGPNLDISIQFSPYSTDNLGFGKGWKLNLPRYDIENQQLYLANGQSYRAELNANIEMSIRYKKLLDFSVSSSANGYEITYKNGRTDLLDKDGDIIKITQSNGHALYFFWLNVGQNKRLDKIWDDRTTKQNALLWVEYISVGRVNIFTNIGSTHEAYFSLTLSNNKLVKCNLPEQAGSYSFGYESIGSYTLINEVNHPCGLTERLRYKADGIRVNSMTYLPAVTAHDVLTLNSPVITTTYDSVGTDSRNFMGYGVRGGELSEGLDNLLERGYEYTYRVQKIENGTVVTAQTYNQFHLLVEEARQVNGNLVHLKRLEYPAIDNQQFSAQPAQYSLISKEEQIWFSGADSQAQSRLWGYDEYGNMLKFVDENNIAERYEYYAKNGEAGCPASPTGMVNFVKSRALNNGSEQRTLSYQYASIEGLNGHRDVVLSLEEDVQRYRSHYAYQTDTGETYSFGRLASVQNDILHPNGTYSAISNYRYELDNDVLEEHEELTCHDNMKTNLAVGHYLDIGELARHVDSDGVSCAFTYDSLRRTTEERIEGSAARSYQYIVDTGLSRQTLLLTDCKGNVCEQSWDGQGRELEAKIGSSVVWSKMYDALGRLQSKSTYDVLPDRNSRAAPVVLTESYEYDEWDQVKATLLANGKRRVEFNNLASRKKTQGIEGLTMTVSSLNSWGLEEKKEQGINSWNYEYDSWGRLIKETNPLARSKHYHYDRFDRVIRMTQANGVDQDITYAEHTDQSQVVDLKISGVTLGQRDIDGLGRPRSLRRGASPQASLAWTYADSSNIPETETSMAAPTRLFTRDNQLGVLSAKSSDGQASSYSHDPISGLPTGSQDSEGNQSTITYSTKGLPDAEVNDGQSRYYSYSDGGVIAAIDSDTDTRQYGYDELGRLVKLSSNSTTVYYEYDEFDRVILETLISGSQTQVTELEWDEYSREVNRAIALNDNYIFEQSQEYNALGLLNSRQKECATLGNLTEIYTYDDLSQLTKVEFFGAGPLSDWSQPMTSIDWSYNELGNMLTQRTATTKSEDFARYFYESDDPCQLTRITHSHPQLDGQVTVKYDLNGNMIEDADGRILEYDNFDRLQRVLADNAEWLYQYDSNDRLSTQQSASESRHFNYLWGDLASIEENGKLTQYIYHEGVPKWSEMDLETTLLATDQNGSVIASNTSGKTGSMYRYSPYGQRDQAGNANEQ from the coding sequence ATGTCTAATTGGACTTCAAACGCTTTTAACTTTGATAGCTTTTGTTCGGGAGGCGTAGACCAAAGAACCAGAAGCTATTCATATCAAATCTTACTTGGCTCTCTTATTGGTAATTGGCTTAAGGGACCAAATCTGGATATATCCATTCAATTCTCACCTTACTCGACAGACAACCTTGGTTTCGGTAAAGGCTGGAAATTGAATCTTCCAAGATACGACATCGAGAACCAACAGCTCTATCTTGCAAATGGACAATCCTACCGTGCTGAATTAAATGCCAATATCGAAATGAGTATTCGCTACAAAAAGCTACTCGATTTTTCGGTATCGTCTAGCGCGAATGGTTATGAAATCACGTATAAAAATGGCCGTACTGATCTTTTAGATAAAGATGGCGACATCATTAAGATCACCCAAAGCAATGGTCATGCTCTCTACTTTTTTTGGCTCAACGTGGGACAAAATAAGCGCCTAGATAAAATTTGGGATGACAGAACAACCAAACAGAACGCACTGCTGTGGGTCGAATATATTTCGGTAGGGCGCGTTAATATTTTTACTAATATTGGTAGTACCCATGAAGCTTACTTCAGTCTTACTCTTAGCAATAACAAGCTCGTCAAATGCAATTTACCAGAACAAGCAGGTAGCTATAGTTTCGGTTATGAAAGCATTGGTTCATATACGCTAATCAATGAAGTAAATCACCCTTGTGGTTTGACCGAGCGTTTGAGATATAAAGCTGATGGTATTCGAGTCAACTCAATGACTTACTTACCAGCGGTTACTGCACACGATGTCCTTACCCTTAATTCGCCAGTTATTACCACAACCTACGACAGTGTTGGTACAGATAGCCGCAATTTCATGGGTTATGGTGTACGTGGTGGTGAATTAAGTGAAGGGCTTGATAACCTGCTTGAGCGTGGTTACGAATATACTTATCGCGTCCAAAAAATCGAAAATGGCACCGTTGTAACAGCGCAAACATATAATCAATTTCATCTACTCGTTGAAGAAGCCCGGCAGGTTAACGGAAACCTTGTTCATTTGAAAAGGCTGGAATATCCAGCGATTGATAATCAACAGTTTTCCGCTCAACCCGCTCAGTATTCACTGATCAGCAAAGAGGAACAAATCTGGTTCTCAGGGGCAGATAGTCAAGCTCAAAGTCGATTATGGGGCTACGACGAATATGGCAACATGCTTAAGTTCGTTGATGAGAATAATATCGCAGAACGTTACGAATATTACGCAAAAAATGGTGAAGCAGGTTGCCCCGCATCGCCAACGGGTATGGTGAATTTTGTAAAATCACGCGCCTTAAATAACGGTTCAGAGCAGCGAACGCTGTCTTATCAGTATGCGTCTATTGAGGGGCTGAATGGCCATCGTGACGTGGTTCTGAGCTTGGAAGAAGACGTGCAACGTTATAGAAGCCATTACGCTTATCAAACTGATACTGGTGAGACGTACTCTTTCGGCCGATTGGCTTCAGTCCAAAATGACATTCTTCATCCTAACGGCACGTACTCTGCTATTTCTAACTATCGCTATGAGTTGGATAACGATGTCCTGGAAGAACACGAAGAGCTGACTTGTCACGACAATATGAAAACCAATCTTGCGGTTGGGCACTACCTTGATATTGGAGAACTCGCGCGTCATGTCGACTCAGACGGAGTCAGCTGTGCATTCACTTATGATTCGCTTCGTAGAACTACTGAAGAACGGATTGAAGGAAGTGCTGCCCGTTCGTATCAATACATTGTTGATACTGGTTTGAGCAGACAAACTCTGTTGTTAACCGACTGCAAAGGCAATGTGTGCGAACAAAGCTGGGATGGTCAAGGACGCGAACTAGAGGCGAAGATCGGCAGCTCAGTAGTGTGGTCAAAAATGTACGATGCGTTGGGCAGACTCCAAAGCAAGAGTACCTACGATGTGCTGCCTGATCGCAATTCCAGAGCGGCGCCTGTGGTGTTAACAGAAAGCTATGAATACGATGAGTGGGATCAGGTTAAAGCGACTTTGTTAGCGAATGGAAAACGTCGTGTCGAGTTCAATAACCTCGCCTCACGTAAGAAAACTCAAGGTATTGAAGGCTTGACTATGACAGTCAGTTCTCTGAATAGCTGGGGGCTAGAAGAGAAAAAAGAGCAAGGCATCAACAGTTGGAATTATGAGTACGACTCATGGGGAAGATTGATTAAAGAAACGAATCCTCTCGCTCGATCCAAGCATTACCATTACGACCGTTTTGATCGTGTTATTCGCATGACTCAAGCGAACGGTGTCGATCAAGATATCACTTACGCTGAACATACCGATCAGTCACAAGTTGTAGACCTGAAAATTAGTGGGGTGACTTTAGGGCAACGTGATATTGATGGATTGGGACGGCCGCGATCCCTGCGCAGAGGAGCGAGTCCCCAAGCTTCATTGGCGTGGACTTACGCGGATAGCAGCAATATCCCAGAAACTGAAACCAGCATGGCAGCTCCAACAAGGCTATTTACTCGCGATAACCAATTGGGTGTGCTAAGTGCTAAGTCGTCTGATGGGCAGGCTTCTAGTTACAGTCATGATCCAATATCCGGCTTACCGACAGGGAGTCAGGACAGTGAAGGTAATCAAAGTACCATTACCTACTCGACTAAAGGCTTGCCTGACGCCGAGGTGAATGATGGTCAGTCTCGTTACTACAGCTACTCCGATGGTGGGGTTATCGCTGCAATTGATAGTGACACGGACACTCGCCAGTATGGTTACGATGAACTCGGACGATTAGTGAAATTGAGTTCAAATTCAACAACGGTTTACTACGAATATGATGAGTTTGATCGAGTGATATTAGAGACACTGATATCGGGTAGTCAAACCCAAGTCACTGAACTCGAATGGGATGAGTATAGTCGCGAAGTCAACCGAGCTATAGCCTTGAACGATAATTATATCTTTGAGCAATCACAAGAATATAACGCGTTAGGGCTGCTTAATTCTCGTCAAAAGGAGTGTGCAACTTTAGGTAATCTGACGGAAATCTATACCTATGATGACCTTTCTCAGTTGACTAAAGTCGAGTTCTTCGGCGCGGGCCCACTGAGCGATTGGTCTCAGCCTATGACGTCTATTGATTGGAGCTATAATGAGCTAGGTAACATGCTGACGCAACGCACAGCGACTACTAAATCTGAGGATTTCGCTCGTTACTTTTATGAGTCGGATGACCCTTGCCAGTTGACTCGTATTACTCATTCCCATCCACAACTCGACGGTCAGGTAACAGTGAAATACGACTTGAATGGCAACATGATTGAAGATGCGGATGGTCGAATTCTTGAATATGACAATTTCGACCGATTACAGCGTGTGTTAGCTGATAATGCCGAATGGCTCTATCAATATGACAGCAACGACCGACTATCTACACAACAGTCCGCTTCTGAATCTCGTCACTTTAACTATCTATGGGGCGATCTCGCTTCGATCGAGGAAAATGGCAAACTCACTCAGTATATCTATCACGAAGGGGTGCCTAAATGGTCAGAGATGGACTTGGAAACCACGCTGTTGGCAACGGATCAAAATGGTTCGGTAATCGCGTCAAATACGTCGGGTAAAACAGGGTCTATGTACCGTTACTCTCCATATGGGCAACGTGATCAAGCGGGGAATGCAAATGAACAATAA
- a CDS encoding LysR family transcriptional regulator, with protein MDYNLIKVFVALSQTRSLTKAAEAIGMTQPGISMALKKLKSEVGYELYIRKGRGVELTAEGLWLAERFTHAEQLLDVTGNAAKPVIHCTESLLYLLEYKISGHFIESPLSDEQLIDDLTSRKVHLVIDHLPRQSSALISEPVHQERMVVICNENHPRIQDQLSAQDYLAEQHVAIKMKRQSMSAFDYLLVGQPQQRDVVVETSSIASMMLLVAESDRLGSTSESMYQRWGKRLGLKSFEFPFEFTSVDYHLTYHRRYLNDATHKQLREQVKHCFEMNN; from the coding sequence ATGGATTACAACCTGATCAAAGTATTTGTTGCATTAAGTCAGACTCGCTCACTCACCAAGGCCGCAGAAGCCATTGGCATGACCCAACCCGGTATTAGCATGGCATTAAAAAAGCTAAAATCGGAGGTTGGCTATGAACTCTATATACGCAAAGGTCGTGGAGTGGAACTGACAGCCGAAGGGCTTTGGCTAGCAGAGCGATTTACTCACGCCGAGCAACTTCTCGACGTAACAGGTAATGCCGCGAAACCGGTAATCCACTGCACCGAGTCCCTGTTATACCTATTAGAATACAAGATCTCAGGTCACTTTATTGAGTCTCCTCTGAGCGATGAGCAGCTCATTGATGATTTGACATCAAGAAAGGTCCACCTAGTCATCGATCATCTTCCAAGGCAATCTAGCGCCTTAATTTCCGAGCCTGTCCATCAAGAAAGAATGGTCGTTATCTGTAACGAAAACCATCCTCGCATCCAAGATCAACTGTCCGCACAAGACTACTTAGCCGAGCAACACGTAGCAATAAAGATGAAGCGCCAAAGTATGTCTGCCTTCGATTACTTACTGGTAGGGCAGCCACAACAACGTGACGTGGTTGTAGAGACGAGTTCTATCGCCAGTATGATGTTATTAGTTGCAGAAAGTGATCGACTAGGCAGCACATCAGAAAGCATGTATCAAAGGTGGGGAAAGCGACTTGGCCTCAAATCGTTTGAATTTCCATTCGAGTTTACCTCTGTAGACTACCACCTCACTTATCACCGTCGCTATCTCAATGATGCAACCCATAAGCAGTTGCGAGAACAAGTGAAACACTGCTTCGAGATGAATAACTAA
- a CDS encoding LysR family transcriptional regulator has product MSDVEKLDLNLLSVFLEVYRLKSITLASESLGMTQPGVSGALKRLQSQLDTDLFIREGRGIIPTNAAVQLASRVEPALEGITSAVSTLKQFDNQQHHVFRILVNEIGLTKLQPLVEKDDTLGNISIEFNMVPSNEEDLLQSLSMQQADLAIDIHYPQVNGYMNQQVIEDELVLIAKQGHPRIDGSVTEEQYYHEKHITFRMRRSRLYTADYFTKSPIQQRKVSSECDSLMTMCVLVSGSDCVGSTSRDFANQFAERFQLQVLDQPFEVLPMKQYMIWHKRTDLNPAHQWLRNRIQQYMAD; this is encoded by the coding sequence GTGAGCGACGTGGAAAAGTTGGATTTAAATCTATTGAGCGTGTTCTTAGAAGTGTATCGATTAAAGTCGATCACGCTTGCATCAGAATCGCTTGGTATGACTCAACCCGGGGTAAGTGGAGCTTTGAAGCGACTCCAATCTCAGCTTGATACTGATCTTTTTATTCGTGAAGGGCGAGGGATCATTCCAACCAATGCTGCGGTTCAACTAGCAAGCCGAGTGGAACCTGCACTCGAGGGAATCACCAGCGCTGTTAGTACCTTGAAGCAATTCGATAATCAGCAGCATCATGTGTTTCGAATTTTGGTCAACGAGATCGGTTTAACCAAGCTTCAGCCCCTTGTGGAAAAGGACGATACGCTTGGTAACATCTCGATTGAATTCAATATGGTGCCAAGCAATGAAGAAGATCTGCTGCAGAGTTTGAGCATGCAGCAAGCCGACTTAGCGATCGATATTCACTATCCACAAGTGAATGGTTATATGAACCAGCAAGTGATCGAAGATGAGCTCGTATTGATCGCCAAGCAAGGGCACCCAAGGATTGATGGATCGGTGACGGAAGAGCAGTATTATCATGAGAAACACATCACCTTCAGAATGCGTCGTTCTCGCCTTTATACCGCAGATTACTTTACGAAAAGCCCGATACAACAGCGAAAAGTCAGCTCCGAATGTGATTCATTGATGACGATGTGTGTGTTGGTCTCTGGCTCTGATTGTGTTGGTAGTACGTCTCGTGATTTTGCTAATCAGTTTGCGGAGCGATTCCAATTGCAAGTTCTCGACCAGCCGTTTGAGGTCTTGCCCATGAAGCAGTATATGATTTGGCATAAGAGAACCGATTTGAATCCTGCTCATCAGTGGTTAAGAAACAGGATTCAACAATACATGGCCGACTAA
- a CDS encoding VOC family protein — MKIEHIAIWTKQLEVLKRFYEDYFGAASNQKYRNPTKGFSSYFLSFESGSRLEIMEMDSVPESKDDIYDQFTGFIHMAISLGSEQAVDELTSRLIQDGYERLDGPRRTGDGYYESCILDPDGNRLELTA, encoded by the coding sequence ATGAAGATTGAACACATCGCAATATGGACAAAACAGCTCGAAGTACTTAAGCGGTTTTATGAAGATTACTTTGGTGCGGCGTCTAACCAGAAATATCGCAACCCAACTAAAGGCTTCTCTTCCTACTTCCTCTCTTTCGAGAGTGGTAGCCGATTAGAAATCATGGAAATGGATTCGGTTCCTGAATCGAAAGATGATATCTATGATCAATTTACCGGTTTCATTCATATGGCCATCTCATTGGGGTCGGAACAAGCGGTCGATGAGTTAACAAGCCGCTTGATTCAAGACGGTTATGAGCGCTTAGATGGTCCAAGAAGAACAGGTGATGGCTATTATGAGAGCTGTATACTCGATCCTGATGGAAATCGCTTGGAACTTACGGCTTGA
- a CDS encoding DUF1254 domain-containing protein translates to MKKTTLITLMAFASSGLIAAEVTKENYVEAETDWYFSGVQNNAGVNKWMHDAPVSIDNQQVIRSNRDVVYSIAIVDVSQGATFTVPNSEHYQIIHLMDEQHLSHQVVSRGESLTINADDINGEYVYLLARTKISGDDTAERQAQLQIEANSSRPYQGKGYSEADVQTLRNQLVNEFVKGEVKIIEHMSFVKEIEQADPTSYIYATAVGYGGLPSYEAQYLPYVVGGGSDKACQTFNMPKPDLDYANGGFFSLTTYDTAGWIVEDNFYIGHEDMKDNGDTFEIAFNCPKLSHSIDVTEGWTGVWRFYKPSNEMEFIEFIDSIRSVSVQ, encoded by the coding sequence ATGAAAAAAACCACCCTAATTACCCTTATGGCATTCGCTTCTTCAGGCCTTATTGCCGCTGAAGTAACAAAAGAAAACTACGTTGAAGCAGAAACGGACTGGTACTTTTCTGGCGTACAAAACAATGCGGGGGTAAACAAATGGATGCACGACGCCCCAGTAAGTATTGATAATCAGCAAGTCATTCGATCAAACCGAGATGTGGTGTACTCGATTGCAATTGTCGACGTATCACAAGGCGCTACCTTTACTGTTCCAAACTCAGAGCATTACCAAATTATCCACCTGATGGATGAACAACACCTATCGCACCAGGTCGTGTCTCGTGGTGAATCACTAACTATCAATGCTGATGATATCAATGGTGAGTATGTTTACCTGCTCGCGCGCACCAAAATTTCAGGTGATGACACCGCCGAACGTCAAGCTCAGTTACAGATCGAGGCTAATTCATCGCGCCCTTATCAAGGAAAAGGCTATTCAGAAGCTGACGTACAAACACTACGCAATCAGCTAGTCAATGAGTTTGTGAAAGGCGAAGTGAAGATCATAGAACACATGTCTTTTGTGAAAGAGATTGAGCAAGCGGACCCAACCTCATATATCTACGCGACAGCTGTCGGTTATGGAGGTCTGCCATCATACGAAGCTCAATACTTACCATACGTGGTGGGTGGTGGTTCAGATAAAGCGTGTCAAACCTTCAACATGCCCAAGCCAGATCTTGATTATGCAAATGGCGGTTTCTTCTCACTCACCACTTACGATACTGCTGGTTGGATTGTAGAAGATAATTTCTACATCGGACACGAAGATATGAAAGACAACGGCGACACCTTTGAGATCGCATTTAACTGCCCGAAGTTGTCGCATTCAATCGATGTAACAGAAGGCTGGACCGGAGTATGGCGCTTCTACAAACCAAGTAACGAAATGGAATTCATCGAATTTATCGACAGTATTCGTTCTGTCAGCGTTCAGTAA